In Lysinibacillus sp. 2017, the DNA window TTCGGCTACTGCGTTATCTGCATTATTAGGACAAAAGGTTGATATTACAACACCAAGCATTTCGATGATTAATCGAAATCGTTTAGAAGAAGAGTTTCCTCATCCATATGTAGCTGTACAAGTAGAATATACAATTGGATTATCAGGCATGAATTTACTAGTAATCAAGCAATCAGACGCAGCTATTATTGCGGATTTAATGCTTGGTGGTGACGGATTAAATCCTAAACCCGAGTTAAGTGAAATCCAATTAAGTGCTGTTCAAGAAGCAATGAATCAAATGATGGGTTCAGCTGCTACATCAATGTCAACGATCTTTAACCAAAAAGTGGATATCTCACCACCTTCAATTGATTTAATGAATATTTCTCAAAATGAGGGAACAGATAATATCCCACAGGATGATTTATTAGTTAAAATTTCATTTAGATTACGTATTGGTGATCTAATCGATTCAAATTTAATGCAATTATTACCTTTAAAATTTAGTAAAAAAGTAGTAAAGTCATTAATGGGAGAGGTTGATGAACCAGTTGCTGCAACTACACCAACACTAAGTCAACCAGTACAACCAACTCAACCTATGCAACAGCCTGTTCAACAACAAGCGCAGCCGATGCAACAGCCGATTCAACAACCGATGCAGCAACCAATGCAGCAGCCGATGTATGAACAACCAATGTATCAGCAGCCAGTATATCAACAACCAGTATATCAACAGCCAACGTATGTTGCGCCTCAAGCAAATGTACAACAAGCCCAATTCGCAAGTTTTGAGTCTGCTAACATTTCACAAAACGAAGCGCGTAATTTAAATATGTTGCTAGATATTCCTTTACAAGTAACAGTAGAATTAGGTCGTACAAAACGTTCTGTAAAAGAAATTCTAGAATTAACAAGTGGTTCTGTTATTGAATTAGATAAACTTGCTGGGGAACCTGTAGATATTTTAGTGAACAGTCGTTTAATCGCAAAAGGTGAAGTTGTAGTAATTGATGAGAACTTCGGTGTTCGAATCACAGATATTTTAAGTCAAGCTGATCGCTTGAACAATTTAAGATAGTTTTTAATTGGAGGAATCAGAATATGTCTAAAAAGATTTTAATTGTTGACGATGCAGCATTCATGCGCATGATGATTAAAGACATTTTAACGAAAAATGGGTTTGAAGTAGTTGGAGAAGCAGCTGATGGACTTCAAGCAATAGAAAAGTACAATGAATTACGTCCAGATCTAGTAACAATGGATATTACAATGCCTGAAATGGATGGTATCGCAGCTTTAAAAGCAATTAAAGGTACAGATCCAAGTGCTGTAGTTATTATGTGTTCTGCAATGGGTCAACAAGCGATGGTAATTGATGCAATTCAAGCTGGCGCAAAAGACTTTATTGTTAAACCTTTCCAAGCTGATCGTGTAATTGAAGCAATTCAAAAAGCTTTAGGTTGATCTGATGCAAGCAAAAAAATCATTTCGATTTTGGCTAGTTGTTGGAATAGTATGGATGTCTATATTGTTCGCACCAATTTCAAATGGAACTTTTGCATCGAATAATACATTTATAGGCGATTGTATAGAAAGCCCAGATCAATGTGAAGATACAAATACTTCGGATGACGATACAGAATCTTCTGAATCGTCATCTGTTAGTATGGGGCCATGGGAATACATTAAAATTCTTTTGGCACTTGTTTTCGTCATTGGTCTATTATTATTCGTTTTAAAGTTTTTAAATAAAAGAAACATAAAATATCAACAAAACTCCGTTATTAAAAACGTCGGAGGGATGTCAGTAGGACCGCAAAAGTCTGTACAATTACTATTAATTGGTAATAAAATTTATGTTGTAGGTGTGGGCGAAGATGTTCATCTCCTTAAAGAAATTGATGCACAACAAGATGTTGAACAATTAGTCAAACAAATTGAAAGTAACCAATCAACAGCAATGACAACTCCTTATATTGCGGAATTATTTAAGAAATTCAATAAGAAAGATCAGCCTAAGGATATTTCTGATAATACCAAATTTAATGATATGTTTAATGAAAAAATTGGTCAATTAAAGCAAGAACGTAGCGATGAAATAGAGCGCTGGAAAGAACAGGAGCGTGACAAAGAGTGACAGATATTCTTTCCGTCTTTTCAGAAAGTGATCCGGGGAATGTATCCTCATCGGTTACACTTTTATTCCTGTTAACCGTATTATCATTAGCACCAAGTATTCTAATTTTAATGACGTCATTTGCACGAATTGTCATTGTTTTGTCATTTACACGTACAGCGCTTGCGACAAACCAAATGCCACCGAACCAAGTAATTGTTGGGTTAGCATTATTTTTAACGTTCTTTATTATGGCGCCAACATTTTCAGAGGTAAACGAGCAAGCATTACAGCCATTATTCGACGAGGAAATTAATTTAGAAGAAGCCTATGAGCGCGCAACAATTCCTTTTAAAGAATTTATGGCACAACATACAAGGCAAAAGGATTTAGAGCTGTTTTTAGAATATAATCAGTCGGAATATCCAAATACGATTGAAGAAATTCCATTAACACTTTTAGTTCCAGCATATGCTTTAAGTGAAATTAAAACAGCATTTCAAATGGGCTTCATGATCTTCATCCCATTTTTAGTAATTGATATGGTTGTCGCAAGTACACTGATGTCAATGGGTATGATGATGTTGCCTCCAGTAATGATTTCGCTACCATTCAAAATTTTGTTATTCAT includes these proteins:
- the fliY gene encoding flagellar motor switch phosphatase FliY: MSDEMLSQEEIEALLRGETLEDIPANSEVKEVEEIKVDDHLSAMEQDALGEVGNISFGSSATALSALLGQKVDITTPSISMINRNRLEEEFPHPYVAVQVEYTIGLSGMNLLVIKQSDAAIIADLMLGGDGLNPKPELSEIQLSAVQEAMNQMMGSAATSMSTIFNQKVDISPPSIDLMNISQNEGTDNIPQDDLLVKISFRLRIGDLIDSNLMQLLPLKFSKKVVKSLMGEVDEPVAATTPTLSQPVQPTQPMQQPVQQQAQPMQQPIQQPMQQPMQQPMYEQPMYQQPVYQQPVYQQPTYVAPQANVQQAQFASFESANISQNEARNLNMLLDIPLQVTVELGRTKRSVKEILELTSGSVIELDKLAGEPVDILVNSRLIAKGEVVVIDENFGVRITDILSQADRLNNLR
- a CDS encoding response regulator; this translates as MSKKILIVDDAAFMRMMIKDILTKNGFEVVGEAADGLQAIEKYNELRPDLVTMDITMPEMDGIAALKAIKGTDPSAVVIMCSAMGQQAMVIDAIQAGAKDFIVKPFQADRVIEAIQKALG
- a CDS encoding flagellar biosynthetic protein FliO, with translation MQAKKSFRFWLVVGIVWMSILFAPISNGTFASNNTFIGDCIESPDQCEDTNTSDDDTESSESSSVSMGPWEYIKILLALVFVIGLLLFVLKFLNKRNIKYQQNSVIKNVGGMSVGPQKSVQLLLIGNKIYVVGVGEDVHLLKEIDAQQDVEQLVKQIESNQSTAMTTPYIAELFKKFNKKDQPKDISDNTKFNDMFNEKIGQLKQERSDEIERWKEQERDKE
- the fliP gene encoding flagellar type III secretion system pore protein FliP (The bacterial flagellar biogenesis protein FliP forms a type III secretion system (T3SS)-type pore required for flagellar assembly.), whose protein sequence is MTDILSVFSESDPGNVSSSVTLLFLLTVLSLAPSILILMTSFARIVIVLSFTRTALATNQMPPNQVIVGLALFLTFFIMAPTFSEVNEQALQPLFDEEINLEEAYERATIPFKEFMAQHTRQKDLELFLEYNQSEYPNTIEEIPLTLLVPAYALSEIKTAFQMGFMIFIPFLVIDMVVASTLMSMGMMMLPPVMISLPFKILLFILVDGWYLVMKSLLQSF